A window of Chitinophaga sp. MM2321 contains these coding sequences:
- a CDS encoding family 78 glycoside hydrolase catalytic domain — translation MKRRDFIKQTGATAMLSVMAPMAITNIMCSARKGMQIYDLQCEYMTDPLGIDTPIPRLSWKLSDKTRGQRQTGYQVLVASSKSLLDKEQADIWDSGLVSSAQSALVAVGKKLASGQECFWKVRVLDKDKKRSDWSTVARFSMGLLLPGDWSGKWIKHPDAAAEKHIWFRKNIDLAEKVDTAFLYLASVGYHELYINGHKVDTTILAPSLTRLDKRVLYVTYDIRKLLQPGANTIAIWYGPGWSRYGYFKTHQALKVQLAIKTMDGKTSTIATDESWRCKTSFSENTGSTKYDNNGGEKIDAAAYIPGWNKVDFDDTQWKPAASTVIEAVLSSQIIAPTRVIETIPAKEITGTGPYRIDMGINFTGWAEIKMKQLSAGDRVIIKVADGLDAVQDFGQQSEFVSNGNPEEVFKNRFNYIAGRYITIEGLKQKPELSDITCFAIGNDLKRVGQFSSSNDLFNKIYEMDLWTYRANTIEGFTSDCPHRERLGYGEENFATAWGCGLPNYQTGAFYTKLVRDWCDVQEENGWIHHTAPQINEHYGGPMWSSAPLNISWEFYQTYGDKQLLRNVYPTGKRWLEFLKSKESDGLLRSYSSEWGTFLGDWAAPGHRQEKGGTPEALFFNNCVYVMNLDTFVQIARLLGETADAELYAQRSLELKKEIHSQFFNPATNTYMSGQQVQQAFPMHTNITPAHLVPMVYANFEQEIRLNKPYLDMGSSGLPVLLKYLIEDAGRNDILFEHLSKTTEPGYGYFIKRGETTWPEYWDVDVASKIHTCYTGIASWFMKGLGGIRPDPAHPGYQSFIIKPAVVGDLKFVNATTASLYGTIVSQWEKKNDVVEMNITIPVNTMANVYVPTNDVNNITEGGMAVRSAAGITFLKMDGQYAVLQVQSGEYKFQSKL, via the coding sequence ATGAAAAGAAGAGATTTTATCAAACAAACAGGCGCAACTGCCATGCTCAGTGTAATGGCGCCGATGGCCATTACGAACATCATGTGTTCCGCAAGGAAAGGTATGCAGATATATGATTTGCAATGTGAGTACATGACAGATCCGTTGGGAATTGATACGCCCATACCAAGGCTTTCATGGAAATTATCAGACAAGACCAGGGGGCAGCGGCAAACAGGGTACCAGGTACTGGTGGCCAGCAGTAAATCACTGTTGGATAAAGAGCAGGCGGATATATGGGATAGCGGACTTGTTTCTTCGGCGCAATCGGCATTGGTGGCGGTGGGTAAAAAACTGGCATCCGGACAGGAATGTTTTTGGAAAGTAAGGGTGCTGGATAAAGATAAGAAGCGTTCTGACTGGAGTACTGTTGCCCGTTTTTCAATGGGCCTGCTCCTTCCGGGCGACTGGTCCGGGAAATGGATTAAGCATCCGGATGCGGCCGCAGAGAAACATATCTGGTTCCGTAAAAATATAGACCTGGCGGAGAAAGTAGATACTGCCTTCCTGTATCTCGCATCTGTAGGGTATCATGAACTATATATAAACGGCCATAAAGTTGATACCACTATTCTTGCACCCTCCTTAACAAGGCTCGACAAGCGTGTTTTATATGTAACATACGATATCAGAAAATTATTGCAGCCCGGTGCTAATACCATTGCAATATGGTACGGGCCTGGTTGGTCGAGATATGGTTATTTTAAAACACATCAGGCGCTGAAAGTGCAACTGGCCATTAAAACAATGGATGGTAAAACCAGTACCATAGCGACAGATGAAAGCTGGAGATGTAAAACAAGTTTCAGTGAAAACACCGGCAGTACAAAGTATGATAATAACGGCGGTGAAAAAATTGATGCCGCTGCCTATATTCCCGGTTGGAATAAGGTTGATTTTGATGATACACAATGGAAGCCCGCAGCCAGTACTGTTATTGAAGCCGTGTTATCTTCCCAGATAATAGCGCCTACCCGTGTTATAGAAACTATTCCCGCAAAAGAAATCACCGGAACCGGTCCTTACAGGATAGATATGGGTATCAATTTTACAGGTTGGGCAGAAATAAAAATGAAGCAACTGTCTGCCGGAGATAGGGTCATCATAAAAGTGGCCGATGGTCTTGACGCAGTACAGGATTTCGGGCAGCAGAGCGAATTTGTAAGTAACGGAAATCCGGAAGAAGTATTTAAAAACCGGTTTAACTATATAGCCGGCAGGTATATTACCATTGAAGGGCTGAAACAAAAACCGGAACTATCGGATATCACTTGCTTTGCCATTGGGAATGATCTTAAACGTGTTGGACAATTTTCTTCCTCCAACGATTTGTTTAACAAGATATATGAAATGGACCTGTGGACTTACCGGGCAAATACGATAGAAGGATTTACCAGCGATTGTCCGCATCGTGAAAGGTTGGGATATGGTGAAGAAAACTTTGCCACTGCCTGGGGATGTGGGTTGCCAAATTATCAGACGGGCGCTTTTTATACCAAGCTTGTACGTGACTGGTGTGATGTGCAGGAAGAAAACGGTTGGATTCATCATACCGCACCACAGATCAATGAACACTATGGAGGACCTATGTGGAGCAGTGCTCCACTTAATATCAGCTGGGAATTTTATCAGACTTATGGAGATAAACAACTGTTGCGCAATGTTTACCCAACGGGTAAAAGATGGCTGGAGTTCCTGAAATCCAAGGAGTCAGACGGGCTTTTAAGGTCGTATAGCAGTGAATGGGGTACATTCCTTGGTGACTGGGCTGCTCCCGGCCACCGGCAGGAGAAAGGAGGTACACCAGAGGCGCTTTTTTTCAACAATTGTGTATACGTCATGAACCTGGACACTTTCGTGCAAATCGCCCGCCTTTTGGGCGAAACGGCGGATGCTGAATTGTACGCGCAACGATCCCTGGAACTAAAAAAAGAAATCCATTCGCAGTTTTTTAATCCGGCTACCAATACTTACATGAGCGGGCAACAGGTACAGCAGGCATTTCCAATGCACACCAATATTACGCCCGCGCATCTGGTGCCTATGGTGTATGCCAATTTCGAGCAGGAGATCAGGTTGAACAAACCCTATCTTGATATGGGCAGTTCGGGGTTACCGGTCTTATTAAAATACCTGATTGAAGATGCCGGACGAAATGATATTCTTTTTGAGCATCTATCCAAAACAACAGAACCTGGCTATGGCTATTTTATAAAAAGAGGCGAAACTACATGGCCTGAGTACTGGGATGTAGATGTTGCGAGTAAAATTCATACCTGTTACACAGGTATCGCATCCTGGTTTATGAAGGGGTTAGGTGGTATTCGTCCTGATCCGGCACATCCAGGCTATCAGTCTTTCATTATTAAACCTGCTGTAGTAGGAGATTTGAAATTTGTAAATGCAACAACAGCGTCGTTGTATGGTACCATTGTAAGCCAGTGGGAAAAGAAGAACGATGTTGTAGAAATGAATATCACTATTCCCGTAAATACGATGGCGAATGTGTATGTACCCACCAATGATGTAAATAATATTACGGAAGGCGGCATGGCTGTACGGTCTGCAGCGGGAATCACTTTCCTGAAAATGGATGGGCAATATGCGGTATTGCAGGTGCAGTCAGGAGAATATAAATTTCAGTCGAAGCTTTAA
- a CDS encoding cupin domain-containing protein, with the protein MRIIHEMDVPEVEHPGRFMRWIANEDSLPAKQLSVCVIRVLPGECVRPAHSHPNSEELIYIINGSGKVMIEQEVGDVRSGSAILFEQGKIHMLKNTGDVEMKVICFFAPATNVDNYKTFEDITFPEI; encoded by the coding sequence ATGAGAATCATACATGAAATGGATGTTCCGGAGGTGGAACATCCCGGCAGATTTATGCGCTGGATTGCTAATGAGGATTCACTTCCTGCAAAACAATTATCCGTTTGCGTTATACGCGTGTTACCCGGAGAGTGTGTCCGGCCCGCGCATTCGCATCCAAACAGCGAAGAGTTGATCTATATCATCAATGGATCAGGAAAAGTAATGATTGAGCAGGAAGTGGGCGATGTGAGGAGTGGTTCTGCTATACTTTTCGAGCAGGGTAAAATACATATGTTGAAAAATACGGGTGATGTTGAAATGAAAGTTATTTGCTTTTTTGCACCTGCAACAAATGTTGATAATTACAAAACATTTGAAGATATCACCTTCCCTGAAATTTAA
- a CDS encoding TonB-dependent receptor: MLILTCCITYAQRSVNGTVKLEDNQPLSGATVSVTGTQTGTQTDAGGKFSIIVPKDRTTLTLSYIGYETEIVNVGNQQTITVTLKTKSASLDQVVVVGYGTQKRSDVTGAIGSVTGKELQDLPVTQVGQALQGKVAGVQIQQNSGAPGSGLLIRVRGTGTVNNSEPLYVIDGNPNGNTLDLAPDQIESIQVLKSASAAAIYGAQGANGVILITTKQGRAGKSQLDVNFSQGYQQIQRYYPVTNARQYATLYNEGLTNAGAAPLYPNPDALGEGTDWQKEIFQIAPMTDVSVSASGGNENSRFYFSTGYIKQDGIVIGSSFDRLNLRINSSHTITPAIKVGQNFSGSMATYNQVSEFGVGTILGSVLTANPEVPVKNPDGSWGFSPTSLNSSNPRASLSFNNNKTRRPVFNGNVYAEIVPFEGFTFRSQFNFNMGTMENKQFSPVYFISASSRNDIATLTENNTTFRDYSWANTLTYQKAIGKHSFDLLAGITNQEAYTKNVSAVGQGIPPAATDNPGLRYLDLAIQGFRVGGGAGEWGILSYLGRVNYNYGGKYFSTVNFRADGSSRFGANNKFGYFPSFSLGWKVSEENFLKSVSWVNNLMIRGGWGSLGNQNSLPNYAFADLVTPNINYNFGDAVLRGQAPTGKGNPDLKWESTQETNLGFDFTGFNERFTASFDWYNKKTSDILLQVPIVQYSGIEQAPYVNGGSVLNKGIEIMLGYQSRKATGFNYDISGNISFNKNRVTALSNTGSSIYTQLSFVGLANVTQVGSPIASFYGWQTDGIFQTEDEIKAHAFQGSGTAPGDFRFIDLDKNDTINAKDQTIIGNPWPKFIYGFNTNFSYNNWELRVQVQGTYGNDIFMASKFRLEGANFFNYSKNVWDNRWTGPGTSNDVPRLTTNDRNNNMRSSDYYVEDGSYLRVKNIQLAYRFPKTFAKLRSLRVYASVQNAFTITKYPGFDPELGSNRNNDPLYVGIDEFVYPVPRVYTVGINVGL, translated from the coding sequence ATGCTAATTCTGACTTGTTGCATTACCTATGCACAAAGGAGTGTTAACGGGACGGTTAAATTGGAAGATAACCAACCACTTTCAGGAGCCACCGTAAGCGTTACAGGGACGCAAACCGGAACCCAGACGGATGCAGGTGGCAAGTTTTCTATCATCGTTCCGAAGGACCGTACTACTTTAACCCTCAGTTATATTGGTTATGAAACTGAAATTGTTAATGTTGGTAACCAGCAAACAATTACTGTTACATTGAAAACAAAAAGCGCCTCCCTGGACCAGGTAGTGGTGGTAGGATACGGTACGCAAAAACGTAGTGATGTAACAGGTGCAATAGGCTCTGTAACCGGTAAAGAATTGCAGGATCTGCCTGTTACGCAGGTAGGGCAGGCATTACAGGGCAAGGTTGCAGGTGTACAGATCCAGCAAAACTCCGGCGCGCCTGGTTCTGGCTTATTAATCCGGGTAAGGGGTACAGGTACCGTTAACAACTCTGAACCTTTATATGTGATTGATGGTAATCCTAATGGGAATACCCTGGATCTGGCGCCTGATCAGATTGAAAGTATCCAGGTTTTAAAAAGTGCGAGTGCTGCCGCCATCTATGGTGCGCAAGGCGCCAACGGGGTAATTTTGATCACCACCAAACAGGGAAGAGCAGGAAAGTCTCAACTGGATGTTAATTTCTCACAGGGGTATCAACAGATCCAACGATATTACCCCGTAACAAATGCACGGCAGTATGCTACCTTATATAATGAAGGATTGACGAATGCCGGTGCAGCTCCACTGTATCCTAATCCGGATGCATTAGGAGAAGGTACAGACTGGCAAAAAGAAATTTTTCAGATAGCACCGATGACAGATGTTTCTGTATCTGCCAGCGGCGGTAATGAAAACAGCCGGTTTTATTTTTCTACCGGTTATATCAAACAGGATGGTATTGTAATAGGATCAAGTTTTGACCGGTTGAATCTACGGATTAACTCTTCCCATACAATTACCCCTGCTATTAAAGTTGGACAGAATTTTTCCGGTAGCATGGCTACTTATAACCAGGTATCAGAATTTGGAGTAGGTACAATATTGGGCAGCGTATTAACCGCTAATCCTGAAGTACCTGTTAAAAACCCTGATGGAAGCTGGGGCTTTTCTCCTACTTCATTAAACTCCAGCAATCCCAGGGCCAGCCTCAGTTTTAATAACAATAAAACAAGACGCCCCGTATTTAACGGAAATGTATATGCAGAAATAGTTCCTTTTGAAGGATTTACTTTCCGTAGCCAGTTTAACTTCAACATGGGTACGATGGAAAACAAACAGTTCTCTCCTGTATATTTCATTTCTGCCAGCAGTCGTAATGATATCGCTACTTTAACTGAAAATAATACCACATTCAGGGATTACAGCTGGGCAAATACATTAACCTATCAAAAAGCAATCGGCAAACATAGTTTTGATCTGCTAGCAGGTATTACTAACCAGGAAGCATATACGAAAAATGTTTCCGCAGTTGGTCAGGGAATCCCGCCGGCAGCAACAGATAACCCCGGTCTGCGTTACCTGGACCTGGCTATCCAGGGTTTCAGGGTTGGCGGTGGAGCCGGTGAATGGGGAATCCTGTCTTATCTGGGCCGTGTTAACTATAACTATGGCGGTAAGTATTTTTCTACTGTCAACTTCCGCGCAGATGGATCTTCCAGGTTTGGTGCAAATAACAAATTCGGCTATTTCCCTTCGTTCTCTTTAGGATGGAAAGTATCTGAGGAGAATTTTCTGAAAAGCGTGAGCTGGGTCAACAATTTAATGATTCGCGGTGGTTGGGGTTCTTTAGGAAACCAGAATTCATTACCGAATTATGCGTTTGCTGACCTGGTTACCCCCAATATCAATTACAATTTTGGAGATGCGGTATTAAGAGGACAGGCTCCCACCGGAAAAGGCAACCCTGATCTGAAATGGGAGTCTACCCAGGAAACCAATCTGGGCTTTGATTTCACCGGCTTTAATGAAAGGTTTACGGCTTCATTCGATTGGTATAATAAGAAAACCAGTGATATATTATTACAGGTTCCCATTGTTCAGTATTCTGGTATAGAACAGGCGCCGTATGTAAACGGTGGATCTGTACTTAATAAGGGTATAGAAATTATGTTAGGCTATCAGAGTAGAAAGGCTACCGGCTTTAACTATGATATATCCGGAAATATCTCCTTCAATAAGAATAGGGTGACAGCGTTAAGTAATACCGGTTCTTCTATTTATACACAGTTGAGCTTTGTAGGTCTTGCTAACGTAACACAGGTAGGAAGTCCGATTGCTTCTTTCTATGGTTGGCAAACAGATGGTATATTCCAGACAGAAGATGAGATAAAAGCGCATGCTTTTCAGGGTAGTGGTACTGCTCCCGGGGATTTCAGGTTTATTGACCTGGACAAAAATGACACCATTAATGCGAAAGACCAGACTATCATCGGTAATCCATGGCCTAAATTTATTTACGGCTTTAATACCAACTTTTCTTACAATAACTGGGAGCTGAGGGTGCAGGTACAGGGTACCTATGGAAATGATATTTTCATGGCTTCCAAATTCCGCCTGGAAGGAGCCAACTTTTTCAACTACTCCAAAAATGTATGGGATAACCGCTGGACAGGCCCGGGCACAAGCAACGATGTACCGCGTTTAACTACGAACGACCGGAACAATAATATGCGGTCTTCTGATTATTATGTAGAAGATGGATCTTATTTAAGGGTGAAGAATATTCAGTTGGCATACCGGTTTCCAAAAACGTTCGCAAAGCTGCGCAGTTTGCGGGTGTATGCATCTGTTCAGAATGCATTCACTATTACAAAGTATCCTGGATTTGATCCTGAATTGGGAAGCAACCGTAATAATGATCCGCTGTATGTTGGTATAGATGAATTTGTGTACCCGGTGCCACGTGTATATACTGTAGGTATAAATGTGGGATTATAA
- a CDS encoding AraC family transcriptional regulator has product MEKNYQKYLPTSPHDARWGLHVLNVGYSHIKKEQPYPSKEHPLHHYFNWSKGRVLDEYQIIYISRGKGYFESASCESKTVNEGDIILLFPGEWHRFKPESKTGWDEFWVGCKGNIIRNLESRKFIHRDTPVLQVGMSERIVYLFSEIIEKTKTEKIGYQFYISGIVMHLLGLIQYEVKQLSFKPSDNTENIITKAQILLRNIISDNTKMENVAGELNVSYAWFRKAFKHYTGISPKQYLLQLRIEKAKIMLPDHSKPIKEIAFELNFETASYFSKQFKQKTGITPEAFRSDRVQAENVKEKKKRQ; this is encoded by the coding sequence ATGGAAAAAAATTATCAGAAATATTTACCAACAAGTCCTCATGATGCCAGGTGGGGGCTGCATGTTTTAAATGTAGGATATAGCCATATAAAAAAAGAACAACCCTATCCTTCCAAAGAACATCCGCTGCATCATTATTTTAACTGGTCAAAAGGACGGGTGCTGGATGAGTACCAGATTATCTACATCTCCAGGGGAAAAGGATATTTTGAATCGGCTTCGTGTGAAAGTAAAACAGTAAATGAAGGAGATATTATTTTACTCTTCCCTGGCGAGTGGCATCGGTTTAAGCCTGAGTCCAAAACCGGTTGGGATGAGTTTTGGGTGGGGTGTAAAGGGAATATTATCAGGAATTTAGAAAGCAGGAAATTTATTCATCGAGATACGCCTGTATTACAAGTGGGTATGAGCGAAAGGATCGTATATCTTTTCTCTGAAATAATAGAAAAAACAAAAACGGAGAAGATAGGCTACCAGTTTTATATATCTGGTATCGTTATGCATTTGCTGGGTTTAATACAGTATGAAGTAAAACAATTAAGCTTTAAGCCAAGTGATAATACCGAAAACATTATTACCAAAGCACAGATCCTTTTACGCAACATTATTAGCGATAACACTAAAATGGAAAATGTGGCGGGCGAACTAAACGTAAGTTACGCCTGGTTTAGAAAAGCCTTCAAGCATTACACCGGTATTTCTCCTAAACAATACCTGCTGCAGCTCCGGATTGAAAAAGCAAAAATTATGTTGCCCGATCATTCAAAACCTATAAAGGAAATCGCTTTCGAACTTAACTTCGAAACAGCCAGTTATTTTTCCAAACAGTTTAAGCAAAAAACAGGGATCACACCTGAAGCCTTCAGATCAGACAGGGTTCAAGCCGAAAATGTTAAAGAAAAAAAGAAAAGGCAATAA
- a CDS encoding RagB/SusD family nutrient uptake outer membrane protein, with protein MKRIFYLIISLCWMAVGCEKTLNKEPLARIEVSQAYKTVDDAAKAVYAAYAPITLNNWTNQGYMHWVLGNVASDDTEKGGESGSDQLYAQQISLFNIPTDNDAIRFAWSSQYIGIRRANLVLENIPNITMDAALQSRYLAEAKFLRGWYYFNLVKTFGDIPLILSTTLPQYDLERIPKDKVYEQIIKDLQEAADGLPLAKDYANADRGRATKGAAQAYLGKVYLYLKDNPKAEEWFGKVITSNEYSLNDDYFSTFLRAGENSPENIFQGKFLNDQGAAPLNNIITTVFSSRARNGWGFNLPTQDFVDAFEPGDPRLWQTVFKNGDVMPDGLVGNVGNSTTGYLTKKAYVPEYEKLSGSINAGRDDIYMRLGKVLLWYAEAANENGNTDEALTALNDVRKRARQGDNVLPDVTERDKVKLRQLIWKEQRVEFGQEFERFFELVRQGRAGTVLRAYATKYNTPKGSGFQDGVNEIFPIPQSEINLSKGRLIQNHGY; from the coding sequence ATGAAACGTATATTCTATTTAATTATTTCCCTTTGCTGGATGGCAGTTGGTTGCGAAAAGACGCTTAATAAAGAACCGCTGGCCAGGATTGAGGTGTCGCAGGCTTACAAAACGGTGGATGATGCCGCAAAGGCAGTGTATGCGGCCTATGCACCTATTACGCTTAATAACTGGACCAACCAGGGGTATATGCATTGGGTATTAGGAAATGTTGCCTCTGATGATACAGAGAAAGGTGGAGAATCGGGGTCAGATCAATTATATGCCCAGCAGATTTCTTTATTCAATATCCCTACGGATAATGATGCGATAAGGTTTGCATGGTCTTCTCAATATATCGGCATACGCCGTGCTAACCTGGTATTGGAAAATATTCCCAATATCACAATGGATGCAGCACTGCAAAGCCGTTACCTGGCGGAAGCCAAATTTTTAAGAGGATGGTATTACTTTAACCTGGTAAAAACCTTTGGCGACATTCCATTGATCCTTTCTACAACTTTACCCCAATATGATCTGGAGCGTATTCCCAAGGATAAAGTATACGAACAGATCATAAAAGATCTGCAGGAAGCTGCAGACGGCCTGCCATTGGCGAAGGACTATGCAAATGCAGATAGAGGACGTGCCACCAAAGGCGCTGCCCAGGCTTATCTTGGCAAGGTGTATCTCTACCTGAAAGATAATCCGAAGGCGGAAGAATGGTTTGGTAAAGTGATCACCTCTAATGAGTATTCATTAAACGACGACTACTTTTCTACGTTCCTCCGGGCCGGAGAAAATAGCCCCGAAAATATCTTCCAGGGCAAATTCCTGAACGATCAGGGCGCAGCTCCGTTAAATAACATCATCACCACTGTTTTCTCAAGCAGGGCCAGGAATGGTTGGGGTTTCAATTTACCTACACAGGATTTTGTGGATGCATTTGAACCTGGTGATCCCCGCTTATGGCAAACTGTTTTTAAAAACGGAGATGTAATGCCCGATGGGTTGGTGGGAAATGTTGGAAACAGCACCACCGGATACCTGACAAAGAAAGCTTACGTACCGGAATATGAAAAATTATCAGGTTCTATCAACGCAGGCAGGGATGATATTTACATGCGGTTGGGTAAAGTTTTATTGTGGTATGCCGAGGCGGCTAACGAGAACGGTAATACGGATGAAGCTTTAACTGCATTGAATGATGTGCGTAAGCGCGCCCGTCAGGGTGACAATGTTTTACCGGACGTGACGGAAAGAGATAAAGTGAAGCTAAGACAATTAATATGGAAAGAGCAGCGCGTAGAATTTGGGCAGGAGTTTGAACGATTCTTCGAATTGGTTCGCCAGGGAAGGGCTGGAACAGTGCTACGGGCTTATGCAACAAAATATAATACGCCAAAGGGCTCCGGCTTCCAGGATGGTGTGAATGAAATTTTCCCCATACCACAATCAGAAATCAATCTGAGTAAAGGTCGGCTTATTCAGAATCATGGTTATTAA
- the folE gene encoding GTP cyclohydrolase I FolE, with product MELLKEKENGNGSAVIDKLMADSILTKKYQHLTEGQKIKLIEEKFRDIMLILGLDMEDDSLKDTPQRVAKMYVKEIFSGLDPANAPEITRFKNDFNYNEILIERNIPVYSYCEHHFVPIIGKAHVGYISHHEVIGLSKLNRIVHYFSKRPQVQERLTIQIAAYMKKEMGIEDVAVIINAEHLCVASRGIRDTGSTTVTSSFHGQFLQPEKRKEFMSLLNL from the coding sequence GTGGAATTATTAAAAGAAAAAGAGAATGGCAACGGGAGTGCTGTCATAGATAAACTCATGGCAGATAGCATACTAACCAAAAAATACCAGCATCTGACAGAGGGGCAGAAAATAAAACTGATCGAAGAAAAATTCAGGGACATTATGCTGATCCTGGGCCTGGATATGGAAGATGATAGTTTGAAGGATACACCACAACGGGTAGCTAAAATGTATGTGAAGGAAATATTCAGCGGACTTGATCCTGCCAATGCACCGGAAATTACGCGTTTTAAGAACGATTTTAATTACAACGAAATTTTAATTGAGAGAAATATCCCTGTGTATTCCTATTGCGAACATCATTTTGTTCCTATCATCGGAAAGGCCCATGTAGGCTATATCTCACATCATGAAGTGATTGGGTTGTCAAAACTGAACAGGATCGTACACTATTTTTCCAAACGTCCGCAGGTACAGGAGCGTTTAACTATTCAGATAGCAGCATACATGAAAAAGGAAATGGGTATTGAAGACGTTGCCGTTATCATCAATGCGGAACATCTGTGTGTGGCGTCAAGAGGTATCAGGGATACAGGCAGTACAACAGTTACATCCAGTTTTCATGGTCAGTTTCTGCAACCGGAAAAACGAAAAGAGTTTATGAGTTTATTAAATCTTTAG
- a CDS encoding arabinose isomerase gives MVRNEMKIGLFGIGLDTYWPQFEGLKERLEGYLQTIEDRISIIHPHVINAGLVDNVDKAFVAGKLFSSEDVDVIFLYVSTYALSATVLPVVQRAKVPVIILNLSPEAAIDYKHFNALGNRTSMTGEWLAYCSACPVPEIANVFNRTGIAFHQVTGMLHNDPECWQEIQEWIEAARVAHTMFYNRMGCMGHYYSGMLDIYTDLTMQTKYFGGHFELIEVDELSARRNEVSEAAIIERVKHFHDVFDVMNDCSAYELRRAARTSVAMDSLVTGYKLGSMAYYYMGTGNAGNEDAISSIILGNSLLTANGIPVAGEYEIKNAQAMKILDSFGVGGSFTEYYAMDFAADVVLMGHDGPGHIAISEGKTKVKPLQVYHGKVGKGLSVEMSVKHGPVTLLSVVEKKSGDGLMLLCAEAESVPGPILEIGNTNSRYQFSIGARRFVNEWNSHGPAHHCAIGVTHIASKIKKLGKLLNMEVVQVC, from the coding sequence ATGGTGAGAAACGAAATGAAAATTGGTCTTTTCGGAATAGGACTTGATACCTACTGGCCGCAGTTTGAGGGTCTGAAGGAGCGGCTGGAAGGGTATCTTCAGACAATTGAAGACCGTATCAGCATCATTCACCCGCACGTGATAAATGCCGGCCTGGTAGATAATGTTGATAAAGCTTTTGTTGCCGGAAAATTATTCAGTAGCGAAGATGTAGATGTTATTTTCCTGTACGTGTCTACCTATGCTTTGTCTGCTACGGTTTTACCTGTTGTGCAGAGAGCAAAGGTACCGGTTATTATACTGAACCTGTCGCCGGAAGCTGCCATTGACTATAAGCACTTTAATGCGCTGGGCAACCGTACCAGCATGACAGGCGAATGGCTGGCCTATTGTTCGGCTTGCCCTGTACCGGAGATTGCCAATGTGTTTAACCGCACAGGCATAGCATTTCACCAGGTAACCGGTATGCTGCATAACGATCCGGAATGCTGGCAGGAAATACAGGAATGGATTGAGGCTGCCCGTGTTGCCCACACCATGTTCTACAACCGCATGGGCTGCATGGGGCATTATTACAGTGGTATGCTGGATATTTACACGGACCTTACCATGCAGACAAAATATTTTGGAGGACATTTTGAATTAATAGAAGTAGATGAACTGAGCGCCCGGAGAAATGAAGTGAGCGAAGCGGCCATTATTGAACGTGTAAAACACTTCCATGATGTTTTTGATGTGATGAATGATTGTTCAGCGTATGAACTCCGGCGGGCTGCCCGGACTTCTGTTGCCATGGATAGTTTAGTAACCGGCTACAAACTGGGTTCAATGGCGTATTATTATATGGGAACAGGAAATGCAGGAAATGAAGATGCAATCAGTTCTATCATTTTAGGTAATTCCCTGCTCACAGCAAATGGAATACCGGTGGCCGGAGAATATGAAATCAAAAATGCCCAGGCCATGAAGATCCTCGACAGTTTTGGTGTGGGCGGCTCTTTTACGGAATATTACGCCATGGATTTTGCGGCTGATGTTGTACTCATGGGACATGATGGCCCCGGTCATATTGCTATTTCCGAAGGTAAAACAAAAGTGAAACCCTTACAGGTATACCATGGAAAAGTTGGCAAGGGCTTATCGGTGGAGATGAGCGTGAAGCATGGTCCGGTTACCCTGCTTTCGGTAGTGGAGAAAAAATCAGGAGATGGATTGATGCTGCTTTGTGCAGAAGCGGAAAGTGTTCCCGGGCCGATTTTAGAAATTGGTAATACCAATAGCCGTTATCAATTTTCTATTGGTGCACGCCGCTTTGTAAATGAATGGAACAGCCATGGACCGGCGCATCATTGCGCTATAGGCGTCACACATATTGCGTCAAAAATTAAAAAACTAGGTAAGTTACTAAACATGGAAGTAGTGCAGGTTTGTTAG